In the genome of Moorena sp. SIOASIH, the window TTATTATGCGGGAGCCCGTACCGGATCTCGTAGCACAGCAGTTTTTACAATATTTTCTCAAAGCCTTTGCCAGTGGTAAGTCCTTGTATCTAGCAGTGCAAGAAGCCCGGAAAAAACTGCAAGGTTTAGAAGATCAATGTCCCTGTGCCAGTTGGTTGCCAGTGATTTGTCAAAATCCCGCCGCCATACCCCCAACCTGGCAACAGTTGCGTGGCAATAACCAGCGCCACCTGCTCCAATCGGCCCTGATCGTCAGTGTAGTCGTTACCATTTTAGTCATGGTGATCCGGCAGCTGGGAATGCTGCAGCTTTGGGAACTAAAGGCATTTGACCAGCTGATGCGGCTGCGACCTAATCGAGGGGAAGACTCCCGTTTGCTGGTGGTTGAAGCCACAGATGCCGAGATCATGCGCTATGGCTATCCCCCCCCAGATCAAACCCTAGCCCAAATCCTAGACAAGCTAGAGTCTGAACAACCGCGAGTGATTGGCTTAGACATCTTTCGCGAACGTCCTAGAGAACCTGGTCACCAGGCATTGAGCCGTCAGTTACAGCAAAATCAGAAATTCATTGCCCTTTGTAGAGCTAGGGTAGCTAACAACCCCGAAAACTCAGGCATAAAACCTCCCTCTGGGGTGCCAGAATCCCGCCTTGGTTATAGCAATATCATGGCTGACCCTGATGGCATTATCCGTAGGCATCTTGTATTTATGCATCCCTACCACGATGACCCCTGTGCCACCCACCACTCCTTCAGTGCTAGGGTGGCATTGCATTACTTAGCCCAAGAGGGAATCAAGGCAAAAACCATTGCTATGAATAAAATAAGCTTGGGTAAGACTGTCTTAAGAGAGTTGTCAGCTAATTCTGGGGGTTATCACAATCGTGATCATCGCGGATTCCAGGTGTTACTCAATTACCGGGAAACTGTCGCCCGACGAGTCACTTTCACAGAGCTGCTAGAGGGTAAGGTCAAACCAGAGTGGGTCAAAGACAAAATTGTCCTGATCGGAATAACTGCAGAGATTGCCAAGGATTACCATCCTACTCCCTACAGTGCCCTTCAGTGGCCATACCAAGAAATGCCAGGGGTAATTCTTCAGGCTCAGATGGTCAGTCAGATGATCAGTGCTGCCTTCGGTGAGCGCCCATTATTATCGGTGTGGTCGGTCTGGGGAGACCTGTTCTGGATTTGGGGTTGGTCAATCATTGGTGGTACTATTGCTTGGCGCTGTGGTCGAATACTGTATTGGGGACTCGCTACCATCACAGCTACAGGGGTTTTATATCTCCTATGCTTTGGTCTATTAACTCTAGGAGTATGGGTACCTCTGGTGCCATCAGCCTTAGCATTGGTAGCCACTAGCGGAATTGTGGTGGCTCACAGGACAAGACTCGGATCAATCACTCCGTGAGTTATGGATGGTATATTTTTAGCAACTTTTCTGTGTATAAAAGTCCTATAATTATTTATAGCAGTTATAAATTGCTTGAAAAACAAATTTATGTAAAAACTGAATATTATGGCCAGAATATACCGTATTTTAAGTCAATTTTTTATTAAGTTTTTTAGTAAGTCCAGGACAATCAGCAACGAACCACTGAACAAAGTGAGTTTGATTGTGATTGTGGTGATTGATATTTTTATCTTAATCAATGTGTTTACAGGACTGAATGATATTAGCACATGGCCGATGAGTCCTGCTCAGACTTATCCATGTTATTACGAGTGGAACAATTACCGTACCCAAACTGATCAAGATAAAGACTATAACATTATTAGCCGTTCATTGAGATCAAATAGTTTTAAAAAATCCTATCAACAAGCTGAAGAAGGACATCTGGGTAAAGTTTTTACAACCTGTTTGAAGTATGCAGAATACAAAGATAAGATTAACAATCCCGAAAACCAGCAAGCTGAAAGAACTATTAACCAGAAACAATCAAAAATAAGTAGCCTTAGAAGAGCTAATAACACCATTCGTGAACAATATGATTCCACACTCTTAGAAAAAATTGCTGGTCAATCTCGTCAGCGATCAATTAATCAAGTCAGTGCTGAACAAGCCAAACAAGAGTTAGAACGAAATAATCGTAATATTTCTAGACTTAAACAGGAAATTGATAATCTTAAAAATCAACTGGTTTCCAGACCGGAAAGTGTTAGTTTTATAGATTTCATTAACGATGAGGATAAATTTAAAACAATCAGCGAAAAATATCAACAGGCATCTTTCTGGTATCCGAGTATCCAATTTGGTTTTCAATCGCTCTTTCTACTACCATTGATTTTCATCGCCCTATCAGTTCATAAATTTACTCAACGCAGAGGATATGGACTGATTGCGCTGATTAGCTGGCATTTGCTGGTAATATTTTTTATACCGCTAATCTTGAGAATCTTTGAGTTTCTTCAAGTTGGCGCTATCTTTCAATTTATCTTTGATATAATTATTGAAATTTTCGGCAGGTTACTTTTTCTGGTCAGTTATGTTTATATCTTGTTTATTCCATTGATTGGTTTTGGAATTATCAAGTTTTTTCAAAAAATTGTATTTAATACTAAAATTCAGGCAGCTAGCAGAGTAAAAAAATTACTGTGCATCAATTGTGCCAGGAAAATTAAACACGATGATCACTACTGTCCCCACTGCGGTTATTATCAATATGTTGAATGCCAAAGTTGCCACAATATTACTTACAAATATTTACCTTACTGTAAACATTGTGGAGCTTCTCAAGATTCGGTAGTGGATTAAGGCTATTTCTCAGTGATTATATCATGTCCGGTTGAATACTTACACGCTTGCGCCGAAAGTAAGGCAGAGGGCAGAAGGCAGAAGGCAGAAGGCAGAAGGCAGAAGGCAGAAGGCAGAAGTAAAGGAGTAAGGTTTCAAGGGTAATGGTTTTTTATCACTAATTATCCGGATATGATATTATATATTGAAACAGGGAACAGGGAGCAGGGATAATTTTATACTCCCTACTCCCTAATCCCTACTCCCTGCTCTTTTCCTTGATTAGGAAGATAATGTGAGCTAGGAAAATGGAACTTATTATGAATTAATGCAAATATCAGTTTGCTTAAATTTCTTAAAGAAATCTGGACACCAAAAAATTTTCTGCCAGAATAGTAATATTCCTATCACTCAGAAACGGGAGGTGTTAACAGTTAACGTAAAACCTTTTCAAAGGTCATTAAACATGTACAAAGCTCTCAAGACTAAGCTAAAACTAAATAATCACCAAAAAACCTTGATGGCTAAACATGCTGGCTATTCTCGATGGGTTTATAACTGGGGTTTGGCAATATGGATTGAGGCTTACAAAGATGGATTAAAACCATCAGCCAGGAAACTCAGGAAACTATTTACCAACCATGTATTGCCTCAGTACCCATGGATGAATCAGTTATCATCGAAGGTCTATCAATACGCATTTATTGATCTAGGAGTTGCTATAGCGCGATTTTTCAAGGGGCTGGGAGCATACCCTAGATTCAAAAAGAAAGGTAAACATGATAGTTTCACCATTGACAATTCTGGAGCGCCCATCAAGCTATCTGGATTACGACATAAATTGCCAAAACTAGGCTGGGTAAAAACTTATGAGCCATTGCCAGATGTGGTAACCAAGAAAATCACCATTTCTCGTCAAGCTGACGGTTGGTATCTGAGTTTTCATTATGAGCATGAATCGCGACCAACCCCAAAACAAGTAGATGTGGTAGGGGTAGATTTAGGAGTCAAGGCGTTAGCTGTACTCAGCACAGGTCTTGTATTCAATGGCTCTAAGCCCTATGGTCAAGCCAAGAGGCAACTAGCCAGAGAAGCGCGTAATTTATCGAGAAAGGTCTTTGGTTCAAACAACTGGTACAAAGCAGTAAATCGACTAGCCAAAAAGCACCAAAGAGTAGCCAATATTCGTAAAGACACATTGCATAAACTCACTACTTACCTAGCTAAAAACCACAGCACGATAGTAATTGAGGACTTAAATGTGTCAGGAATGATGGCTAATCATAGGCTAGCTGCCTCTATTGCTGACCAAGGATTTTACGAGTTCAAAAGACAACTGGAATACAAATGCCAGTGGTACGGTTCAGAGCTAGTTATCGTTGACAGATTCTACCCATCATCTCAACTGTGTTCCGCTTGTGGGCATCGTCAGAAAATGCCACTGATTGTCAGGACTTATAACTGTTCTGAGTGCGGCTTGATTCTCGACAGGGATTTAAACGCCGCGATTAATTTGAAGAACGCCGTAGGCTCTACGGTGTCTGCCTGTGGACGGAGTGCCGCCGACGGTTCCGGCAGAAGCAGGAAATAAACAGTTTAAACTAGCTTTAGCTAGGTTTGCAGAAGTTTTATGGAGCAGATCTGACAGTGAAATATGAAATTCGCTACAAGCCGGCCTTTGCAGCAATTTTTGTCACTCTCGATCCTGGTGAGAGTATCACTGCTGAGGCAGGGGCAATGACCAGTATGGATGCTAAGCTTACCATGAAAACTCAATTTTCTGGTGGCTTCTTCTCTGGCTTGCTCAAGAAATTCTTTGGTGGAGAGTCTTTATTAGTCAATACCTTTAGCAATCAGACTCAGCAACCATTGAACCTAGTTCTCACTCAGTCCATAATTGGCGATATTGCTGGTGTGGAATTAGGAGAACGCAGTCTGTGTTTTCAACCCGGTGCTTATATTTGCCATACTACTGGGGTTAAGCTGGGTGTTCGGTGGGCAGGTTTTAAGAGTTGGTTTTCTGGTGAAGGACTCTTTAAACTGAAAGTCAGTGGTAAGGGCACAGTGTTCTTTGGTGCTTATGGTGGTCTTACTCGCAAGCACATTAATGGGGAATTTATTGTTGATACTGGTCATTTAGTGGCCTATGAACCAGGAATTCGGATGAATATTGGGTTAGCTGGTGGCTTGTTGGGCTCTGTCACTTCTGGAGAAGGCTTTGTTAATCGGCTCAGGGGTCGGGGTGAGATTTATCTACAGTCTCGTAGTGTTGATGGTTTAGTCAAGTATTTACGTCCTAAGGTAGTGGTACACAAGTAGTGATTTTGTAAGCATTCAGCTATCAGCTATCAGCTATCAGCTATCAGCTATCAGCTAAAGGCTAATGCGCTACGCGCACGCTACGCGAACGGCTAAAAGCCTGTGGTCATGCTACGGGAACAGTTTATGCCCATAGCGCTACTTGAAAAATAAGCTGACGGCTGACGGCTGACAGCTGAATGCTTACGTGATTTTAGCTCCCGTTACCTTGACCATACCTTAGATAAACCACTACATCTTTACCACTAAGCAAGATAAAAATGGATATAGAACTATTACATCAACCAGATAGTGCGATCGCTCGCGTTGTTCTGGATGAAAATCAAGAATTCGTGGCAGAAGCAGGCTGTATGGTTGCCATGAGTGGCTACATCAATGCCAGCACTACTTTACGACAAGGTAAAGGAGGTGGTATTCTCGGTGGATTAAAACGTTTGGTAGGTGGTGAATCACTGTTTTTAAGTGTTTTTCGCTCTCCTGTTGCTGGTGGCGAAATCTTCCTAGCGCCCAAATTCATAGGTGATATTTTAGTTTATCAAATGAATGGTCAGGAGTTGGTGGTGCAGGCGACTTCTTATCTTGCCAGTGAATCAGGTGTTGATATTGATTTAGGGTTTCAAGGTTTTAAGTCTCTGTTTTCTGGCGAATCAATTTTTTGGTTGACTATTAGTGGTTATGGTTCTGTATTGCTGAACTCATTTGGGGGAATTTATGAAGTACCAGTGGAAGGTGAGTACATCGTTGACACCGGTCATATTGTTGCCTTTGAAAAAAGCCTGAACTTTGAGATTACCAAACCTGGCTCTAGCTGGATTGGTGCTTTTCTAGGTGGAGAAGGACTGGT includes:
- a CDS encoding CHASE2 domain-containing protein, whose amino-acid sequence is MAKLVTLKLDGDFEEGFRVTLEIGSEGERPETELTGRLPPAPNIVNHYREWRSSYRSLGSSLRAIKIKRVAIGGSINNQSQGLCDRLNRWLRSELFSPLREKWLEKVGTTEEVRVLIRTKNPQLRQLPWHQWEFLERYHQAEIALSTPEYQQPSKSHQSRDRHKVRILAILGNSEGINIQQDRQLLENLPFADITFLVEEPRQKLNEALWEQPWDILFFAGHSETEAGRGRIHINQTDSLTIDELREALKKAIERGLSLAIFNSCDGLGLANELEQLHIPHMIIMREPVPDLVAQQFLQYFLKAFASGKSLYLAVQEARKKLQGLEDQCPCASWLPVICQNPAAIPPTWQQLRGNNQRHLLQSALIVSVVVTILVMVIRQLGMLQLWELKAFDQLMRLRPNRGEDSRLLVVEATDAEIMRYGYPPPDQTLAQILDKLESEQPRVIGLDIFRERPREPGHQALSRQLQQNQKFIALCRARVANNPENSGIKPPSGVPESRLGYSNIMADPDGIIRRHLVFMHPYHDDPCATHHSFSARVALHYLAQEGIKAKTIAMNKISLGKTVLRELSANSGGYHNRDHRGFQVLLNYRETVARRVTFTELLEGKVKPEWVKDKIVLIGITAEIAKDYHPTPYSALQWPYQEMPGVILQAQMVSQMISAAFGERPLLSVWSVWGDLFWIWGWSIIGGTIAWRCGRILYWGLATITATGVLYLLCFGLLTLGVWVPLVPSALALVATSGIVVAHRTRLGSITP
- a CDS encoding RNA-guided endonuclease TnpB family protein, encoding MYKALKTKLKLNNHQKTLMAKHAGYSRWVYNWGLAIWIEAYKDGLKPSARKLRKLFTNHVLPQYPWMNQLSSKVYQYAFIDLGVAIARFFKGLGAYPRFKKKGKHDSFTIDNSGAPIKLSGLRHKLPKLGWVKTYEPLPDVVTKKITISRQADGWYLSFHYEHESRPTPKQVDVVGVDLGVKALAVLSTGLVFNGSKPYGQAKRQLAREARNLSRKVFGSNNWYKAVNRLAKKHQRVANIRKDTLHKLTTYLAKNHSTIVIEDLNVSGMMANHRLAASIADQGFYEFKRQLEYKCQWYGSELVIVDRFYPSSQLCSACGHRQKMPLIVRTYNCSECGLILDRDLNAAINLKNAVGSTVSACGRSAADGSGRSRK
- a CDS encoding TIGR00266 family protein encodes the protein MKYEIRYKPAFAAIFVTLDPGESITAEAGAMTSMDAKLTMKTQFSGGFFSGLLKKFFGGESLLVNTFSNQTQQPLNLVLTQSIIGDIAGVELGERSLCFQPGAYICHTTGVKLGVRWAGFKSWFSGEGLFKLKVSGKGTVFFGAYGGLTRKHINGEFIVDTGHLVAYEPGIRMNIGLAGGLLGSVTSGEGFVNRLRGRGEIYLQSRSVDGLVKYLRPKVVVHK
- a CDS encoding TIGR00266 family protein, coding for MDIELLHQPDSAIARVVLDENQEFVAEAGCMVAMSGYINASTTLRQGKGGGILGGLKRLVGGESLFLSVFRSPVAGGEIFLAPKFIGDILVYQMNGQELVVQATSYLASESGVDIDLGFQGFKSLFSGESIFWLTISGYGSVLLNSFGGIYEVPVEGEYIVDTGHIVAFEKSLNFEITKPGSSWIGAFLGGEGLVCRFKGQGKVYCQTHNPGAFGRQVGTQLPPI